The following proteins are co-located in the Streptomyces sp. DT2A-34 genome:
- a CDS encoding N-acetylmuramoyl-L-alanine amidase, whose product MKLVTRAQLGWPASAAPTQESTKGVKVHYEGTSVSVELLKDHDLCIAEWKSIRSSHLANKEENYSDIAYNYGACPHGHLLEGRGLGKRTGANGNQPLNRAHYAIVGLVGDKGLTKPTDAMLGAIRDGIELLRRHGAGNEIKGHKDGFATACPGEHLYAWVRKGAPRPGGSPTVPGPRPVIDVSKLVAAALHDPAKAGTPVSYAGVKTVEKALVAEGLLEAKYADGHFGGATVKAYSAWQHRCGFSGADANGIPGQTSLVELGRRHGFDVKS is encoded by the coding sequence ATGAAGCTCGTCACGCGCGCCCAGCTCGGCTGGCCCGCATCCGCCGCACCGACGCAAGAATCGACCAAGGGCGTCAAGGTCCACTACGAAGGCACGTCGGTCAGTGTCGAACTCCTCAAGGACCACGACCTCTGCATCGCAGAGTGGAAGTCCATCCGGTCCTCCCATCTGGCGAACAAGGAGGAGAACTACTCGGACATCGCCTACAACTACGGCGCCTGCCCGCACGGTCATCTCCTGGAGGGCCGCGGCCTCGGCAAGCGCACCGGGGCGAACGGCAACCAGCCCCTCAACCGCGCCCACTACGCGATCGTCGGCCTGGTCGGCGACAAGGGGCTCACCAAGCCGACGGACGCGATGCTCGGCGCGATCCGTGACGGCATCGAGCTGCTGCGCCGCCATGGTGCCGGCAACGAGATCAAGGGGCACAAGGACGGCTTCGCCACCGCGTGCCCCGGAGAGCACCTGTACGCGTGGGTGCGGAAGGGCGCCCCGCGGCCCGGCGGCTCGCCGACCGTTCCCGGCCCGCGGCCGGTGATCGACGTGTCGAAGCTGGTCGCCGCGGCCCTGCACGATCCGGCGAAGGCGGGCACGCCCGTGTCGTACGCCGGGGTGAAGACCGTGGAGAAGGCGCTCGTCGCGGAAGGTCTCCTCGAAGCGAAGTACGCGGACGGCCACTTCGGTGGGGCGACCGTCAAGGCGTACTCCGCCTGGCAGCACCGCTGCGGATTCTCCGGCGCGGACGCCAACGGCATTCCCGGCCAGACGTCACTGGTCGAACTGGGCCGACGGCATGGGTTCGACGTGAAGTCGTAG